Proteins found in one Kineosporia sp. NBRC 101731 genomic segment:
- a CDS encoding alpha-1,4-glucan--maltose-1-phosphate maltosyltransferase has protein sequence METRASTTPDYNGKDAALPASVAPYLAEGKGENAPVVLGRPGIGRIPVTGVTPHVDGGRWPAKAVAGETIAVSATVFREGHDAVAATAVLIDPEGRRHSEVRMTPGAPGTDRYHATFTPDRIGMWSYVVEGWSDPYGTWEHDAVIKIGSGVDVELMLEEGARLMERAVKETKQRRKPMLNLSEAAAVLRNSNRSVSERLAAGLSVQVKGALAESPLRDLVSPSPVLRLEVQRERALYSTWYELFPRSEGARLDENGRWISGTFRQAEERLHAAAAMGFDIVYLPPIHPVGRVNRKGPNNTLTPGETDPGSPWAIGSDEGGHDAVHPDLGTLDDFDHFVSTATALGLEIALDLALQCAPDHPWAKEHPEWFTTRADGTIAYAENPPKKYQDIYPINFDNDPAGLGAEVLRVVRHWIGHGVKVFRVDNPHTKPVSFWEWLIRSVNAEHPEVLFLAEAFTRPAMMQTLGKVGFHQSYTYFTWRNTKEEITEYITELTGSSADYMRPNFWPNTPDILHDFLQNAGPSAFKLRAVLAATLSPSWGMYSGYELCEGAPLPGREEYLDSEKFQYRPRDWKSYEAGGANHGRSIAPYITRLNDIRRHHKALQRLRNTVFHDVDDEQIICYSRRLESRETAGGPEDVLIVVVNLDPHATRETIVHLNMPALGLDWFDGFIVEDLITGTTYPWQEHNFVSLDPYFQPAHVLHVRRL, from the coding sequence ATGGAGACACGAGCGAGCACGACTCCTGACTACAACGGCAAGGACGCCGCGCTCCCCGCGAGCGTCGCCCCCTACCTCGCCGAGGGCAAGGGGGAGAACGCGCCGGTGGTCCTCGGGCGTCCGGGCATCGGCCGCATCCCCGTCACCGGGGTGACCCCGCATGTCGACGGCGGTCGCTGGCCGGCCAAGGCCGTGGCCGGTGAGACGATCGCGGTGAGCGCCACGGTGTTCCGCGAGGGCCACGACGCCGTCGCCGCGACCGCCGTCCTCATCGATCCCGAGGGCAGACGCCACAGCGAGGTCCGGATGACTCCCGGTGCTCCCGGGACCGACCGTTACCACGCCACTTTCACGCCCGACCGGATCGGGATGTGGTCGTACGTGGTGGAGGGCTGGAGCGACCCGTACGGCACCTGGGAACACGACGCCGTGATCAAGATCGGCTCGGGCGTCGACGTCGAGCTGATGCTCGAGGAGGGTGCCCGGCTGATGGAGCGCGCGGTCAAGGAGACCAAGCAGCGCCGCAAGCCGATGCTCAACCTGTCCGAGGCCGCGGCGGTGCTGCGCAACAGCAACCGTTCCGTCTCCGAGCGCCTGGCCGCCGGCCTGTCGGTGCAGGTGAAGGGCGCCCTGGCGGAGAGCCCGCTGCGTGACCTGGTTTCGCCCTCGCCGGTGTTGCGCCTGGAGGTGCAGCGCGAACGGGCGCTCTACTCCACCTGGTACGAGCTCTTCCCCCGCTCCGAGGGGGCCCGGCTGGACGAGAACGGGCGCTGGATCTCCGGCACGTTCCGGCAGGCCGAGGAACGTCTGCACGCCGCTGCGGCGATGGGCTTCGACATCGTCTACCTGCCGCCGATCCACCCGGTCGGCCGGGTCAACCGCAAGGGCCCCAACAACACGCTGACACCGGGTGAGACCGACCCGGGCTCTCCCTGGGCCATCGGCTCGGACGAGGGCGGCCACGACGCGGTCCACCCCGATCTGGGCACGCTCGACGACTTCGACCACTTCGTCAGCACGGCCACGGCGCTGGGTCTGGAGATCGCGCTGGACCTGGCGCTGCAGTGTGCGCCCGACCACCCCTGGGCCAAGGAACACCCGGAGTGGTTCACCACGCGCGCCGACGGCACCATCGCCTACGCCGAGAACCCGCCGAAGAAGTACCAGGACATCTACCCGATCAACTTCGACAACGACCCGGCCGGGCTCGGCGCCGAGGTGCTGCGGGTGGTACGGCACTGGATCGGTCACGGCGTGAAGGTGTTCCGGGTGGACAACCCGCACACCAAGCCGGTGTCGTTCTGGGAGTGGCTGATCCGCTCGGTGAACGCCGAGCACCCGGAGGTGCTCTTCCTGGCCGAGGCCTTCACCCGGCCCGCCATGATGCAGACCCTGGGCAAGGTCGGTTTCCACCAGTCGTACACGTACTTCACCTGGCGGAACACCAAGGAAGAGATCACCGAGTACATCACCGAGCTCACGGGCTCAAGTGCGGACTACATGCGGCCGAACTTCTGGCCAAACACACCTGACATCCTTCACGACTTCCTGCAGAACGCGGGGCCCTCGGCCTTCAAGCTACGGGCCGTGCTGGCAGCCACCCTCTCGCCGAGCTGGGGTATGTACTCCGGCTACGAACTGTGTGAGGGCGCTCCCCTGCCGGGCCGTGAGGAGTATCTGGACAGCGAGAAGTTCCAGTACCGCCCGCGGGACTGGAAGAGCTATGAGGCGGGCGGCGCCAACCACGGCCGCTCGATCGCGCCGTACATCACGCGGCTGAACGACATCAGGCGTCACCACAAGGCACTGCAGCGCCTGCGCAACACCGTGTTCCACGACGTCGACGACGAGCAGATCATCTGTTACTCGCGGCGTCTGGAGTCGAGGGAGACGGCCGGTGGCCCCGAGGACGTGCTCATCGTCGTCGTCAACCTCGATCCGCACGCCACCCGAGAGACGATCGTGCACCTGAACATGCCCGCCCTGGGCCTGGACTGGTTCGACGGGTTCATCGTCGAAGACCTGATCACCGGTACGACCTACCCGTGGCAGGAGCACAACTTCGTCAGTCTCGACCCCTACTTCCAGCCCGCCCACGTCCTCCACGTCAGGAGGCTCTGA
- the treS gene encoding maltose alpha-D-glucosyltransferase yields MPRNIGGAGIHPGLDNDPNWYRKAVFYEVLVRAFADSNGSGSGDFTGLIGKLDYIQSLGVDCLWLPPFYASPLRDGGYDIADYCAVLPEFGTMPDFQEFVAQAHARGLRVITDLVINHTSDAHPWFQSSRNDPEGPYGDFYVWSDTDELYSDARIIFVDTESSNWTFDPVRRQYFWHRFFSHQPDLNFENPAVQEAILDVVRFWMDMGIDGFRLDAVPYLFEEDGTNCENLSQTHDFLRKLRTTIDDEYPGRIMLAEANQWPKDVVEYFGTEDEPECHMCFHFPVMPRIYYALRDEKAKPIIDILAETPDIPSHGQWGTFLRNHDELTLEMVTTEERAAMYGWYAPDPRMRANIGIRRRLATLLDGSRAEIELAHALVLSMPGSPTLYYGDEIGMGDNIWLPDRDAVRTPMQWTPDRNAGFSTADPGKLYLPAVQSLQYHYAAVNVEAQMATSSSLLNWVRSMLQIRRDHPAFGMGTYQAVEADNPGVLAFLRVYQGDPETGAAPEILLCVNNLSRTAQATTLTLPHWTADHEISDIFGGTGFKPVPQNGELNLSMGSRDFYWLSISPPIDPTAPSIGNSVAASASAGAAR; encoded by the coding sequence TTGCCCAGGAACATCGGTGGCGCGGGTATCCATCCCGGTCTCGACAACGATCCCAACTGGTACCGCAAGGCCGTCTTCTACGAGGTGCTCGTGCGCGCCTTCGCCGACTCGAACGGGTCGGGCTCCGGTGACTTCACCGGGTTGATCGGCAAGCTGGACTACATCCAGTCCCTCGGTGTCGACTGCCTCTGGCTGCCCCCCTTCTACGCGTCGCCCCTGCGTGACGGTGGGTACGACATCGCCGACTACTGCGCCGTGCTGCCGGAGTTCGGCACGATGCCGGACTTCCAGGAGTTCGTGGCCCAGGCGCACGCCCGGGGCCTGCGGGTGATCACCGACCTGGTGATCAACCACACCTCGGACGCGCACCCGTGGTTCCAGTCCAGCCGCAATGACCCGGAGGGCCCCTACGGGGACTTCTACGTCTGGAGCGACACGGACGAGCTCTACTCGGACGCGCGGATCATCTTCGTCGACACCGAGTCCAGTAACTGGACGTTCGACCCGGTGCGGCGGCAGTACTTCTGGCACCGCTTCTTCAGCCACCAGCCGGACCTCAACTTCGAGAACCCGGCGGTACAGGAGGCGATCCTCGACGTCGTCCGCTTCTGGATGGACATGGGCATCGACGGCTTCCGGCTCGACGCCGTGCCCTACCTGTTCGAGGAGGATGGGACCAACTGCGAGAACCTCTCGCAGACCCACGACTTCCTGCGCAAGCTGCGCACGACGATCGACGACGAGTACCCCGGCCGGATCATGCTGGCCGAGGCGAACCAGTGGCCCAAAGACGTCGTCGAGTACTTCGGTACCGAGGACGAGCCCGAGTGCCACATGTGCTTCCACTTCCCGGTGATGCCGCGCATCTACTACGCGCTGCGTGACGAGAAGGCCAAGCCGATCATCGACATCCTGGCCGAGACCCCCGACATCCCCTCGCACGGCCAGTGGGGCACGTTCCTGCGTAACCACGACGAGCTCACGCTCGAGATGGTCACCACCGAGGAACGCGCCGCGATGTACGGCTGGTACGCACCCGACCCGCGCATGCGCGCCAACATCGGCATCCGGCGCCGGCTCGCGACCCTGCTCGACGGCTCCCGCGCGGAGATCGAGCTGGCGCACGCGCTGGTGCTGTCCATGCCGGGCAGCCCGACGCTGTACTACGGCGACGAGATCGGCATGGGCGACAACATCTGGCTGCCCGACCGCGACGCGGTGCGCACCCCTATGCAGTGGACCCCCGACCGCAACGCCGGTTTCTCCACCGCCGACCCCGGCAAGCTCTACCTGCCGGCCGTGCAGTCACTGCAGTACCACTACGCGGCGGTGAACGTGGAGGCCCAGATGGCCACCTCGAGCTCGCTGCTGAACTGGGTGCGCTCGATGCTGCAGATCCGGCGTGATCACCCGGCGTTCGGCATGGGCACGTACCAGGCGGTCGAGGCCGACAACCCGGGAGTTCTGGCGTTCCTGCGGGTCTACCAGGGCGACCCCGAGACCGGGGCGGCCCCGGAGATCCTGCTGTGCGTCAACAACCTCAGCCGCACGGCCCAGGCCACCACGCTGACGTTGCCGCACTGGACCGCCGACCACGAGATCAGCGACATCTTCGGCGGGACCGGGTTCAAGCCGGTGCCGCAGAACGGTGAGCTCAATCTCAGCATGGGGTCCCGGGACTTCTACTGGCTGTCGATCTCCCCGCCGATCGACCCCACCGCCCCCTCGATCGGGAATTCCGTCGCCGCGAGCGCGAGCGCAGGAGCCGCCCGATGA